The following nucleotide sequence is from Plasmodium sp. gorilla clade G2 genome assembly, chromosome: 11.
aaattcgaATGTACTTCCTaccaattttttattatctcaAAAGGATATCAAAAAATGTTCAGTAACTACTAATGAAAAATTGGAAAAGGaagaatataaagataaaaaaaatatgtcatatataaaaaataaaaatcttCATAAGAATACCAAGGATAAcatgaaaaaacaaaacaaaataaatataaataaatttaaaatgaCGAATAGTATTGTTCAAAATGTTCATTTGAGAAATTTACAAGAAAATGATACAATCAAAAATTTttcagaaaaaaatatagaaaaatataatgaatctatagaaaaaaataaattatatgaatcattaaaacatataaataaatcacTTATTAGAAAATCATCAATTTGTTCATATGATAAATtggaaaattttaaaaataattttactcaaattaaaaaaaatggaaaaaataatacatatactatagataaaaaattagaaaactCATcaagtataaataaatacaaatcaAATAACTTTTCACAAGATAAAGGAATATATGAAGGTCTTAACAAATACAatacattttcatcattcaaaaattatgaattaaataaCACAAAAATGGTATCTTCCttagatgaaaataaaagtcagaatattataagaatGTCAAAAGAGAAAGATAGTAATGTGACaaataatttacatatacaaaaatatacatataatcaacaagataataaaaatattaaatatatgtataatttgaAAGATCCatataatttgaaaaaaGTAAATACTAAATCTATAGGAGTACAAATAAacgttaaaaaaaaaacatctaccaaaaaaataaacactgtgaatatattttatttcgatcatgtaaaaagaaaaaaaatccccaaaattaaatataaaactattacacaaatatataactaCGATTTTGATGCAATAATAGTTAAAGATGGTCACATAATTTCAAGAAAAAAGGACCCATTAAAAGAATTGTtccaaaatttttttaaaaaggtttaatatatatatatatttatatttatttattttttcattttttacattatgctatacatatatattattacttgttatatgaaaaaattattatatattataacaaaatggtacaaatttaaaattttttaaaaatattaaaaggtctgttcataaaaaaataaaaaaagtgaattaataattttttgaaattaaccgtttgacaaaaaaaataaaataaaataaaaaagtaaaatattaacaataaCATACAtgcatacatacatataatatatatatatatatatatatataatataatatataggccatattaaataatatatttttttatgggtacaaaaaaaaaaaaaaatgattaaaTAACTACATGCATTTTTaatcttccttttttttatatttcattcaTTTCTTTTGTCGCtcaatatttgtaatatatcttttactGTTGCAAATTTTTGTGCACATCGACCTTTTTTTTCACCATTAGTTTGTTCTAGACTTTGAATATAATTCCATTGATCCATACTAACAAATtgtactttttttctttttaataattcagtTATGTCCTTATCATAATATGTTGTTGtagtatttaaaaaatttaatatttcaataACATTTTGTttagtattaataatatggcTAGCTATATTTCCTTTAGCACCTGTTTGAAACCATCCTGCTTTGAAAATTGCAAATTTTTTGTTCAATATAtcatctttatatttatcaacagatttgttataaaaatttagagagaaattatcttttttaaatcCGGTTGCAAAAATGAGTAATGgtgttttaatatttattttttcattatttatatcataaccatttttattattgttgtgaTTATTTTGAgatgaatatatatctttatttaatcCTAATTGTATTTCTTTCATAtgattattaatattgtgtatatttttaatttcatgataaaaaataaattgtattattttatattgatCGTATAAAGTtggattttttttcatttcttcataattatcaaccatatctaaaaataatttattttgtctttgtttcattttatttgtttcatcataattttttattttaaaacataaatcataattttttttatctaataTAACTTTGGTATCtcttaatgaaaataattctcTTAATTCACTATTAGTAAAAGAAGATTGCCAAAAACCTCTTCTaccaattatatatatatgtttgaaaTTATGtctttttattacatttagATAATTAAGATTGATATCtgtttttattaaatcatcATATGATTTTAT
It contains:
- a CDS encoding adrenodoxin reductase, putative, with amino-acid sequence MPFYDNLFFRTKNKLKIKFNIRKRNELHLFQKRYFSNDSKYFKVGIIGSGPSALYCCKHFLKNENIKVDIFDKLPNPYGLIRYGVAPDHISVKNIYKTFNPVLSNKERYRFFGNVNIGIDIQIEDLRNYYNAVIFCCGASDSSIPKEEYKKENGIFHAKDLIYFYNNFYDDLRCNNIDTYLNTYENFSNSIIIGNGNVSLDIARILIKSYDDLIKTDINLNYLNVIKRHNFKHIYIIGRRGFWQSSFTNSELRELFSLRDTKVILDKKNYDLCFKIKNYDETNKMKQRQNKLFLDMVDNYEEMKKNPTLYDQYKIIQFIFYHEIKNIHNINNHMKEIQLGLNKDIYSSQNNHNNNKNGYDINNEKINIKTPLLIFATGFKKDNFSLNFYNKSVDKYKDDILNKKFAIFKAGWFQTGAKGNIASHIINTKQNVIEILNFLNTTTTYYDKDITELLKRKKVQFVSMDQWNYIQSLEQTNGEKKGRCAQKFATVKDILQILSDKRNE